The proteins below are encoded in one region of Hordeum vulgare subsp. vulgare chromosome 3H, MorexV3_pseudomolecules_assembly, whole genome shotgun sequence:
- the LOC123440356 gene encoding CDP-diacylglycerol--glycerol-3-phosphate 3-phosphatidyltransferase 1, chloroplastic, with translation MAFLRTLNPLLRRNPALPNPRPLLSHYTLSAPFRAAVPPAPAPFVPAPFAAAAAADPGGLARPRSGPLLPSSSSWTLSRSATPFTTATAFRSKLYRARAIAGGGAQALADAVRWEPKRVYGGEAAGAGGGEKFLNLPNLVSIGRMASGPLIGWMIMNEWYLPAFGTLALSGASDWLDGFLARKMGINSVIGSYLDPLADKVLICCVAVAMVEKELLHPGLVGLVVARDFLLVGGAFYKRASSLGWKWNSWSDFCNLDAIHREKVQPLFISKVNTVFQLMLVAGALLQPEFGTEETQNYVTYLGWLVATTTMASTVGYGVKYYQIRPRIR, from the exons ATGGCCTTCCTCAGAACCCTAAACCCTCTCCTCCGCAGGAACCCCGCCCTCCCGAACCCGAGGCCTCTCCTCTCCCACTACACCCTCTCCGCCCCATTCCGCGCCGCCGTCCCTCCCGCCCCCGCGCCCTTCGTCCCCGCGCCCTTCGCCGCCGCGGCCGCGGCCGATCCCGGAGGCCTCGCCCGCCCCCGCAGCGGGCCGCTGCTCCCCTCCTCGTCCTCATGGACGCTCTCGCGCTCCGCCACGCCgttcaccaccgccaccgccttccGCTCGAAGCTCTACAGGGCTCGCGCCATTGCCGGCGGCGGTGCGCAGGCTTTGGCCGACGCGGTGCGTTGGGAGCCCAAACGGGTCTACGGAGGCGAGGCCGCGGGTGCGGGTGGAGGCGAGAAGTTTCTGAATCTGCCCAATTTGGTGTCGATCGGGCGCATGGCGTCGGGGCCGCTCATTGGATG GATGATTATGAATGAATGGTATCTTCCTGCTTTTGGCACATTAGCTTTGTCTGGTGCAAGTGATTGG TTGGATGGGTTTTTAGCAAGAAAGATGGGCATCAATTCTGTAATTGGTTCATATCTGGACCCGTTGGCTGACAAG GTGTTGATTTGCTGTGTTGCCGTAGCGATGGTTGAAAAGGAGCTCTTACATC CTGGCCTTGTTGGTCTGGTGGTTGCAAGAGACTTTCTCCTGGTGGGTGGTGCCTTCTACAAACGAGCATCCAGCCTGGGGTGGAAG TGGAACAGTTGGTCAGACTTTTGTAACTTAGATGCAATTCACCGTGAGAAGGTTCAACCTCTTTTCATCAGCAAG GTAAATACGGTATTTCAGTTGATGTTGGTTGCTGGTGCACTCCTTCAGCCAGAATTTGGCACAGAGGAGACTCAGAATTATGTTACATACTTGGG TTGGCTGGTTGCTACAACAACAATGGCATCCACAGTAGGTTATGGTGTGAAATACTATCAGATAAGACCGAGGATACGATGA